One Pongo pygmaeus isolate AG05252 chromosome 10, NHGRI_mPonPyg2-v2.0_pri, whole genome shotgun sequence genomic window carries:
- the LOC129009812 gene encoding LOW QUALITY PROTEIN: succinate--CoA ligase [GDP-forming] subunit beta, mitochondrial-like (The sequence of the model RefSeq protein was modified relative to this genomic sequence to represent the inferred CDS: substituted 1 base at 1 genomic stop codon), giving the protein MASPVAAQACKLLQALALPPSFLAARSQAVQLTSRRWLSLQEYQSKKLVSDNRVRVQRFFVADTVNEALEAAKRLNAKEIVLKAQILAGGRGKGVFNSGLKGGVHLTKDSNVVGQLAKXMIGYNLATKQTSKEGVKVNKVMVAEALDISRETYLAILMDPSCNGPVLVGSAQEGVNIEEVAASNPELIFKEQIDIFEGIKDSQAQRMAENLGFVGPLKSQPADQITKLYNLFLKTDATQVEVNPFGETPEGQVVCFDAKINFDDNAEFQQKDIFAMDDKSENELIENEAAKYDLKYIGLDGNIACFVNGAGLAMATCDTIFLNGGKPANFLDLGGGVKEAQVYQAFRLLTADPKVEAILVNIFGGIVNCAIIANGITKACQELELKVPLVVWLEGTNVQEAQKILNNSRLPITSAIDLENAAKKAVVSVAKK; this is encoded by the coding sequence ATGGCGTCCCCCGTGGCAGCGCAGGCCTGCAAGCTTCTGCAAGCCCTAGCGCTGCCGCCCAGCTTCCTGGCGGCCAGGTCCCAGGCAGTTCAATTAACCTCCAGAAGGTGGCTGAGCCTGCAGGAATACCAGAGCAAGAAACTGGTGTCTGATAACAGAGTGAGAGTTCAAAGATTCTTTGTAGCAGACACTGTGAATGAAGCTCTCGAGGCTGCTAAAAGactaaatgcaaaagaaattgttttaaaagccCAGATCTTagctggaggaagaggaaaaggtgtCTTCAATAGTGGTTTGAAAGGAGGTGTTCATTTAACAAAAGACTCTAATGTTGTGGGACAGCTGGCTAAATAGATGATTGGGTACAATCTAGCgacaaaacaaacttcaaaaGAAGGTGTGAAAGTTAACAAGGTGATGGTTGCTGAAGCCTTGGACATTTCCAGAGAAACCTACCTGGCAATTCTGATGGACCCGTCCTGCAATGGCCCCGTGCTGGTGGGCAGCGCCCAGGAGGGCGTCAACATTGAAGAGGTGGCTGCTTCAAACCCAGAGCTCATTTTTAAGGAGcaaattgacatttttgaaggAATAAAGGACAGCCAAGCTCAGCGGATGGCAGAAAATCTAGGCTTCGTTGGGCCTTTGAAAAGCCAGCCTGCAGATCAAATTACGAAGCTGTATAATCTCTTCCTGAAAACTGATGCTACTCAGGTGGAAGTGAATCCCTTTGGTGAAACTCCAGAAGGACAAGTTGTCTGTTTTGATGCCAAGATAAACTTTGATGACAATGCAGAATTCCAACAAAAAGACATATTTGCTATGGATGACAAATCAGAGAATGAGCTCATTGAAAATGAAGCTGCCAAATATGATCTAAAATACATAGGACTAGATGGGAACATTGCCTGCTTTGTGAATGGTGCTGGGCTCGCCATGGCTACTTGTGATACCATTTTCCTTAATGGTGGGAAGCCAGCCAACTTCTTGGATCTTGGAGGTGGTGTAAAGGAAGCTCAAGTATATCAAGCATTCAGATTGCTCACAGCTGATCCTAAGGTTGAAGCCATCCTTGTCAATATTTTTGGTGGTATCGTCAACTGTGCCATCATTGCCAATGGGATCACCAAAGCCTGCCAGGAGCTAGAACTCAAGGTGCCCCTGGTGGTTTGGCTTGAAGGAACCAACGTCCAAGAGGCCCAGAAAATACTCAACAACAGCAGACTCCCCATTACTTCAGCCATTGACCTGGAGAATGCAGCCAAGAAGGCTGTGGTCAGTGTGGCCAAGAAGTGA